In one Lolium rigidum isolate FL_2022 chromosome 3, APGP_CSIRO_Lrig_0.1, whole genome shotgun sequence genomic region, the following are encoded:
- the LOC124704111 gene encoding cyclase-associated protein 1-like produces the protein MEKALVERLEAAVARLEAAAAAGPSGASLSATPRDLEGVPAASDPAIVAYDEFVDQAFGRLNAAAEKIGGKVLEATKVLAEAFAVAKDLLVRAKQLQKPASMASVQDFFKPLNDACAKAAAMTEGRRPDYFNHMKSVADSLAALAWVAFLGKDMGMSFPTAHVEESWQMAEFYNNKVLVEYRNKDADHVEWAKALKELYIPGLRDYVKKYYPLGPVWGAAGSAPAVQPKAAAPTPKAPAVKGPPPPAPPSAPLFSADKTPKSSQPKQGMSAVFQEISAGKAVTTGLRKVTDDMKTKNRADRSGVVNSTAAAPAPEKTSRAGSFAFKSAPPKLELQMGRKWVVENQVGKKDLAIDDCDSKQSVYVYGCKDAVLQVNGKVNNITVDKCTKFGIVFKDVVAAFEVVNCNGVEVQCQGTAPTISIDNSSGCQLYLSKDSLGASITSAKSSEMNVLVPSGVTDGDWVEHALPQQYIHTFKDGQFITSPVSHSGA, from the exons ATGGAGAAGGCGCTCGTGGAGCGGCTCGAGGCCGCGGTGGCGCGcctcgaggccgccgccgccgccgggccgtCCGGCGCCTCGCTCTCCGCTACGCCGCGGGACCTCGAGGGCGTCCCGGCGGCGTCGGATCCGGCGATCGTGGCCTACGACGAGTTCGTCGACCAAGCCTTCGGCCGCCTCAACGCCGCGGCCGAGAAGATCGGCGGCAAGGTGCTCGAGGCCACCAAAGTCCTCGCCGAGGCCTTCGCAGTCGCCAAGGACCTCCTCGTCCGGGCCAAGCAGCTCCAG AAACCTGCATCAATGGCCAGTGTGCAGGATTTCTTTAAGCCTCTGAATGATGCTTGTGCAAAAGCAGCTGCTATGACTGAAGGAAGGAGGCCTGACTACTTCAACCATATGAAGAGTGTTGCCGACAGTCTCGCTGCCTTGGCTTGGGTGGCCTTCTTAGGAAAAGATATGG GCATGAGTTTCCCAACTGCACATGTTGAAGAAAGTTGGCAGATGGCGGAGTTCTACAATAACAAG GTTCTTGTTGAGTACAGGAACAAAGATGCTGACCATGTTGAGTGGGCTAAAGCTTTGAAGGAGCTCTACATCCCAGGCTTGCGGGATTATGTAAAAAAGTATTACCCTCTTGGGCCTGTCTGGGGTGCTGCTGGAAGTGCACCTGCTGTCCAACCAAAGGCTGCTGCTCCAACACCTAAAGCGCCGGCGGTTAAGGGCCCCCCTCCACCAGCTCCACCTTCAGCTCCTCTTTTTAGCGCAGATAAAACTCCAAAATCTTCACAGCCTAAACAAGGAATGTCAGCTGTCTTCCAAGAGATTAGTGCGGGCAAAGCTGTTACTACAG GATTGCGAAAGGTTACTGATGACATGAAGACTAAAAACCGTGCTGACAGAAGTGGTGTTGTTAATAgtactgctgctgctcctgctcccgaGAAGACTTCTCGTGCAGGATCATTTGCCTTCAAGTCTGCACCCCCAAAACTGGAGCTTCAGATGGGTCGCAA ATGGGTGGTCGAAAATCAAGTTGGTAAAAAGGACCTTGCTATTGATGATTGTGATTCGAAACAGTCGGTCTATGTGTATGGATGCAAGGATGCCGTCCTTCAAGTAAATG GTAAAGTTAACAATATCACTGTCGACAAATGCACCAAATTTGGAATCGTTTTCAAG GATGTCGTAGCAGCTTTTGAGGTTGTCAACTGCAACGGTGTTGAGGTTCAGTGTCAG GGTACTGCACCAACCATATCAATCGACAACTCATCTGGGTGTCAGTTATACCTGAGCAAAGATTCCCTGGGAGCTTCTATTACTTCGGCTAAATCAAGTGAAATGAATGTATTGGTTCCTAGCGGCGTCACTGATGGTGACTGG